In Chrysemys picta bellii isolate R12L10 chromosome 3, ASM1138683v2, whole genome shotgun sequence, a single genomic region encodes these proteins:
- the CTSB gene encoding cathepsin B isoform X1, which translates to MTRGGAQSHDMLAGSGAAVAGCLGGATWGDEYCFVAKMWQSVSALCVLVTLVSARSVPYFAPLSHDLINYINKLNTTWQAGHNFHNTDMSYVKKLCGTFLHGPKLPVRAAFAGDVNLPDSFDSREQWPHCPTINEIRDQGSCGSCWAFGAVEAISDRVCVHTNGKINVEISAEDLLSCCGFKCGMGCNGGYPSGAWGYWTEEGLVSGGLYDSHVGCRPYSIPPCEHHVNGSRPSCTGEQGDTPRCDRHCEAGYSPSYESDKHFGATSYNVPSSEEEIKAEIYKNGPVEGAFAVYEDFLMYKSGVYQHVSGGEVGGHAIRILGWGVENGTPYWLAANSWNTDWGDNGFFKILRGQDHCGIESEIVAGIPKTELYWKRI; encoded by the exons ATGACGCGGGGGGGGGCGCAGTCACATGACATGTTAGCAGGGTCAGGCGCTGCTGTTGCGGGCTGCCTGGGGGGAGCCACGTGGG GTGACGAGTACTGCTTTGTGGCCAAGATGTGGCAGTCTGTGTCTGCCCTGTGTGTCCTGGTGACCCTCGTGAGTGCCCGCAGCGTCCCCTACTTTGCTCCCCTCTCGCACGATTTGATCAACTACATCAACAAACTCAACACTACATGGCAG gCTGGGCACAATTTCCACAATACTGACATGAGTTATGTGAAAAAACTGTGTGGCACGTTCCTGCATGGGCCCAAACTGCCAGTGAG GGCAGCGTTTGCTGGAGACGTGAACTTGCCGGACAGCTTTGACTCCCGGGAACAGTGGCCGCATTGTCCAACCATTAATGAGATCAGAGACCAGGGGTCCTGCGGCTCTTGCTGG GCGTTTGGTGCGGTGGAGGCCATTTCAGACAGAGTCTGCGTGCACACCAACGGCAAGATAAACGTGGAAATCTCGGCGGAAGATCTGCTGTCTTGTTGTGGCTTCAAGTGTGGGATGGG GTGTAATGGCGGCTATCCTTCTGGAGCGTGGGGATACTGGACTGAGGAAGGCCTGGTGTCCGGCGGGCTCTATGACTCCCACGTGG GCTGCAGACCATACTCCATCCCTCCATGCGAGCACCACGTCAATGGGTCACGACCCTCGTGCACTGGGGAGCAAGGGGACACCCCGAGGTGCGACAGACACTGTGAAGCAGGCTACTCGCCTTCATATGAGAGTGACAAACACTTTG GCGCTACATCTTACAACGTCCCTTCCAGCGAGGAGGAGATAAAGGCTGAGATCTACAAGAATGGCCCAGTAGAGGGAGCATTTGCCGTGTATGAAGACTTCCTCATGTACAAGTCTG GTGTTTACCAGCATGTCTCCGGAGGAGAGGTTGGTGGCCATGCGATCAGAATCCTTGGCTGGGGTGTAGAAAATGGCACCCCCTACTGGCTGGCTGCAAACTCCTGGAACACTGACTGGGGTGACAATG GTTTCTTTAAAATCCTCCGAGGGCAGGACCACTGCGGCATTGAATCCGAGATAGTGGCTGGCATCCCCAAAACAGAACTGTACTGGAAGAGGATCTAA
- the CTSB gene encoding cathepsin B isoform X2 — translation MWQSVSALCVLVTLVSARSVPYFAPLSHDLINYINKLNTTWQAGHNFHNTDMSYVKKLCGTFLHGPKLPVRAAFAGDVNLPDSFDSREQWPHCPTINEIRDQGSCGSCWAFGAVEAISDRVCVHTNGKINVEISAEDLLSCCGFKCGMGCNGGYPSGAWGYWTEEGLVSGGLYDSHVGCRPYSIPPCEHHVNGSRPSCTGEQGDTPRCDRHCEAGYSPSYESDKHFGATSYNVPSSEEEIKAEIYKNGPVEGAFAVYEDFLMYKSGVYQHVSGGEVGGHAIRILGWGVENGTPYWLAANSWNTDWGDNGFFKILRGQDHCGIESEIVAGIPKTELYWKRI, via the exons ATGTGGCAGTCTGTGTCTGCCCTGTGTGTCCTGGTGACCCTCGTGAGTGCCCGCAGCGTCCCCTACTTTGCTCCCCTCTCGCACGATTTGATCAACTACATCAACAAACTCAACACTACATGGCAG gCTGGGCACAATTTCCACAATACTGACATGAGTTATGTGAAAAAACTGTGTGGCACGTTCCTGCATGGGCCCAAACTGCCAGTGAG GGCAGCGTTTGCTGGAGACGTGAACTTGCCGGACAGCTTTGACTCCCGGGAACAGTGGCCGCATTGTCCAACCATTAATGAGATCAGAGACCAGGGGTCCTGCGGCTCTTGCTGG GCGTTTGGTGCGGTGGAGGCCATTTCAGACAGAGTCTGCGTGCACACCAACGGCAAGATAAACGTGGAAATCTCGGCGGAAGATCTGCTGTCTTGTTGTGGCTTCAAGTGTGGGATGGG GTGTAATGGCGGCTATCCTTCTGGAGCGTGGGGATACTGGACTGAGGAAGGCCTGGTGTCCGGCGGGCTCTATGACTCCCACGTGG GCTGCAGACCATACTCCATCCCTCCATGCGAGCACCACGTCAATGGGTCACGACCCTCGTGCACTGGGGAGCAAGGGGACACCCCGAGGTGCGACAGACACTGTGAAGCAGGCTACTCGCCTTCATATGAGAGTGACAAACACTTTG GCGCTACATCTTACAACGTCCCTTCCAGCGAGGAGGAGATAAAGGCTGAGATCTACAAGAATGGCCCAGTAGAGGGAGCATTTGCCGTGTATGAAGACTTCCTCATGTACAAGTCTG GTGTTTACCAGCATGTCTCCGGAGGAGAGGTTGGTGGCCATGCGATCAGAATCCTTGGCTGGGGTGTAGAAAATGGCACCCCCTACTGGCTGGCTGCAAACTCCTGGAACACTGACTGGGGTGACAATG GTTTCTTTAAAATCCTCCGAGGGCAGGACCACTGCGGCATTGAATCCGAGATAGTGGCTGGCATCCCCAAAACAGAACTGTACTGGAAGAGGATCTAA